A DNA window from Brassica napus cultivar Da-Ae chromosome C1, Da-Ae, whole genome shotgun sequence contains the following coding sequences:
- the LOC106439305 gene encoding uncharacterized protein LOC106439305 isoform X2 codes for MASTGEERKQQFASAADGNAPLKYPSFKSPPKPSLTDTVIDVSPEEEEETAFPLGEEDRPLVQDVCTISVLPDEGNTVPPQCTSSQFTLLSFVKALLPSKNQMFIDAQLNCQKTQNRINVLLGGTDSYQSCVVDINVEKGNGGEAHDGGVVGNVKSESVHMQKVLQRQASMTTDKAISERCHDAPANRWRRYKRAASFDSRKIVILFSILSSVGTLILIYLTLRVRQSGDNSFNHM; via the exons ATGGCCTCCACTGGCGAAG AGAGGAAGCAGCAATTCGCAAGTGCTGCAGATGGGAACGCACCTCTCAAGTATCCAAGCTTCAAGTCTCCTCCTAAGCCTAGCCTCACCGATACCGTcatag ATGTGTCTcctgaggaggaggaagaaactGCTTTCCCTTTGGGAGAAGAAGACCGTCCACTA GTCCAAGACGTGTGTACTATCTCCGTCTTACCTGACGAAGGCAATACTGTCCCGCCGCAATGTACCTCCTCTCAGTTTACTCTCTTGAGCTTCGTCAAGGCTCTGCTTCCTTCTAAAAACCAGATGTTCATCGACGCGCAACTCAACTGTCAGAAGACTCAGAACCGGATCAATGTTCTTCTGGGAGGCACTGATTCCTACCAGTCTTGCGTCGTGGACATTAACGTCGAGAAAGGGAACGGTGGCGAGGCCCATGACGGAGGAGTCGTTGGAAATGTCAAGTCCGAGAGTGTA CATATGCAGAAGGTATTGCAGAGACAAGCAAGCATGACCACTG ATAAAGCTATCTCCGAGAGATGCCATGATGCACCAGCCAACAGGTGGAGAAGATACAAGCGTGCCGCTTCATTTGATTCTAGGAAAATCGTCATCCTGTTTTCCATCTT ATCAAGTGTGGGAACGCTGATATTGATCTACCTGACACTGAGAGTGAGGCAAAGCGGAGACAACAGCTTCAATCATATGTAG
- the LOC106439305 gene encoding uncharacterized protein LOC106439305 isoform X1: protein MASTGEEGRKQQFASAADGNAPLKYPSFKSPPKPSLTDTVIDVSPEEEEETAFPLGEEDRPLVQDVCTISVLPDEGNTVPPQCTSSQFTLLSFVKALLPSKNQMFIDAQLNCQKTQNRINVLLGGTDSYQSCVVDINVEKGNGGEAHDGGVVGNVKSESVHMQKVLQRQASMTTDKAISERCHDAPANRWRRYKRAASFDSRKIVILFSILSSVGTLILIYLTLRVRQSGDNSFNHM, encoded by the exons ATGGCCTCCACTGGCGAAGAAGGG AGGAAGCAGCAATTCGCAAGTGCTGCAGATGGGAACGCACCTCTCAAGTATCCAAGCTTCAAGTCTCCTCCTAAGCCTAGCCTCACCGATACCGTcatag ATGTGTCTcctgaggaggaggaagaaactGCTTTCCCTTTGGGAGAAGAAGACCGTCCACTA GTCCAAGACGTGTGTACTATCTCCGTCTTACCTGACGAAGGCAATACTGTCCCGCCGCAATGTACCTCCTCTCAGTTTACTCTCTTGAGCTTCGTCAAGGCTCTGCTTCCTTCTAAAAACCAGATGTTCATCGACGCGCAACTCAACTGTCAGAAGACTCAGAACCGGATCAATGTTCTTCTGGGAGGCACTGATTCCTACCAGTCTTGCGTCGTGGACATTAACGTCGAGAAAGGGAACGGTGGCGAGGCCCATGACGGAGGAGTCGTTGGAAATGTCAAGTCCGAGAGTGTA CATATGCAGAAGGTATTGCAGAGACAAGCAAGCATGACCACTG ATAAAGCTATCTCCGAGAGATGCCATGATGCACCAGCCAACAGGTGGAGAAGATACAAGCGTGCCGCTTCATTTGATTCTAGGAAAATCGTCATCCTGTTTTCCATCTT ATCAAGTGTGGGAACGCTGATATTGATCTACCTGACACTGAGAGTGAGGCAAAGCGGAGACAACAGCTTCAATCATATGTAG